Part of the Lolium rigidum isolate FL_2022 chromosome 6, APGP_CSIRO_Lrig_0.1, whole genome shotgun sequence genome, AACAGGATGCAGTTAAAACTGCTGATTTAAGGGATTATAGTCCGCAGACTCGTGACTCGCTATCCTGCTGGAATCCTGATTCAATTGGTTTTAACTTAATAGAAAATGTATTATGCCATATTTGTCAAAAGGAAAGAGCTGGTGCTGTTCTTGTGTTTATGACTGGCTGGGATGACATTAATACACTGAAAGAGCAGCTGCAATCAAACCCATTACTTGGTGACCCTAGCAAAGTTTTGCTTCTTGCATGTCATGGTTCAATGGCTAGCGCAGAGCAGGTATGACTGAGGTGTTCTCGTTTCCTCTTTGTGGTTAATTTTAACTCTGCCATTGTCAGTCCTTTTGTTTAAATACATGTACCTACATTTACTTGTGCTTGTTACATTGAACTGCTCTGTTAAgttatttaaatttgaacatgatACGCCGTACATGATTTGGTAGTGCTGGCAGTTTGAGAGAAGGTCTTTACTAGGCTTATGTTGATATGCATTTGACTTATTTAAACAATCAGGATGCTGTCCATTTATGTATGGGTATGGCAATACTCCTTTGATTGTTGAAATCTTCTCCAAAGTCCAATCACCTATTACTTACTTTTCCTGTTCTCAGATGTACCGCAGTTAATATATTGTGAATCTATCATCTATATTAGactattattattatttgtgttaaAGTGTTTAACATATTCTCGAGATCAGATCTGTATTCCTCTTGTTTTATTGCATGGTTACTGCAGTATTCATCCGCATAATTCTGCAAGACCTATGGGTTGTCTACCATGTATCGTATAGGTTACCCGtaggctttagccatggacagcaagCATTACAAATTTTATATCTTCTCTTTTAACAATGACTTAATATTATATTATTTTccttttttgtgcagaaactaatATTTGATAAACCTGAGCCTGGTGTAAGGAAAATAGTTCTTGCTACCAATTTGGCTGAAACTAGTATTACTATCAATGACGTAGTCTTTGTTGTTGATTGTGGAAAAGCAAAGGAGACATCTTATGATGCATTGAATAACACGCCCTGTTTGCTTCCCACCTGGATCTCCAAGGCTTCTGCCAGACAAGTAATATTTTCTTCCCCAAAGAAATATGACTAGTTTTATTTTTACTGCAACTCACGTCTTGCATTAATCAAGTAGCTCGTGATTTACCTTAGAGTGTCTTTGGTAATCACACTTCTATCACGTCACTTACCCCTTCTGTTTTGCCATTTAAATGTCTGATAATTTAGAGACGAGGAAGAGCTGGCCGAGTTCAGTCAGGGGAGTGTTTCCATCTTTATCCACAGTGCGTATATAATGTGTTTGCTGACTACCAGTTGCCAGAACTTCTGAGAACCCCTCTCCAATCCCTATGCTTGCAAATAAAAAGCTTGCGGCTTGGGAGCATCTCAGAATTTTTATCCAGAGCTTTGCAATCACCCGAGTCTCTATCGGTACCTTTCTTTTTCACTTTTTGTTCCCTCAGTCACATATTTCTCCTCTTGTGCCTTCGGATGATCTGATAAGTTATTCCAATATATTTGTTTCAGGTACAAAATGCCATTGATTATCTCAAAGTCATTGGAGCATTTGATCAGAATGAAGAGTTAACAGTTCTAGGTACTGGATGCATCTTTTAAATTGATCTGTGGATTATCACCCCTTTACTGCATCACACtggaacttttggagcttgtgtgCTAACTATACTCACTGTTTGGCATTCTCAGGAAAACACTTGTCTATGCTTCCAGTAGAGCCTAAATTGGGCAAGATGCTTATTTTCGGGGCTATTTTTAACTGCCTTGATCCCATATTAACTATAGTTTCTGGACTTAGTGTTAGAGATCCATTCATGACACCATTTGACAAGAAGGATGTAAGTAATGTCTAACTCCAATATCTGGCTGTCTCTTCCATCCCTAATGCATTTAAATATGTATGCTGTTTTGTATACTTTAGTATTGAAGTCCCGTGTTTTGCCTTCCTCTGTGCAGCTTGCGGAGTCTGCCAAGTTACAGTTTTCATGTCGTGAGTATAGCGATCACCTTGCGAttgttcatgcatatgatggatggaGAGAAGCTGAAAGAGATCGCAATGGCTATGACTACTGCTGGAGAAATTTTCTGTCTGCACAAACCTTGAAAGCCCTAGATTCTCTCCGGAGGCAGTTCATCTTTCTTTTGAAGGACACTGGTCTGATTGATGAAAACATGATTATGTGCAACAAATGGAGTCGTGATGCAAATCTAGTTAGGGCAGTCATATGTGCGGGACTATACCCAGGTGTTTCGTCTGTTGTGGTGAGTTGCTTCTATATAAATTTCTATTCCATCTCATGCATAGTGTCCAGCCAAAAGTGTTTTGCATGCAAACTTCTTAGGTCCTATATTAGAGCAATTTTAATTCTCTCATCTGTGATCCTAATCTGCTTCTTGTATACTCAGAACAAGGAGAAATCAGTTTCTCTGAAGACAATGGAGGATGGACAGGTCATGCTTTACTCGGTAAGTTACTTCATTGATTCTGTGCATCATGATTGGCGATCATGTTGTTTGTTGATTTTGGTTGGTGGCTGTACATGACATAGCTCAATCTTGTTGCAATTTGTCGTTTCCAGAGTTCAGTTAATGGCAAAGAAGGCAAGATTCCATTCCCCTGGCTAGTATTCAATGAGAAAGTGAAGGTGAATTCAGTGTTTCTCCGGGATTCAACAGCAATATCTGACTCTACATTGTTGCTCTTTGGAGGAAACATTCAACGAGGGGGCTTGGTAAGTTCTCGTTTGCTTATCTTTCTTCCAGCCTAGCAAATTACCATAGAATAATCTGTACTCCATGCTGCAGGATGGACACTTGAAAATGCTTGGAGGCTATCTGGAGTTCTTTATGAGCCGTGATCTCGCATCAACTTACTTGAATCTCAAGAATGAACTTGAGAATTTAATCCATCACAAGGTATTGCTTTATTTTGAATGTATCATTCTAGACGAATAGTCGAATACACAACATTATATGTTTTTGTTGCTGTTTTAGTTACCAGTTCTAATTAAACATCTTGCATGATGTTTATTCATACAGTAGAACAAACATGGTTATCCATATGCAATAGATAGTTATGCAACATGGTTTGCCAATTTGCATGTTGGGTGGTCTGCTTCACCCAGAAGTCGATCAGTTCTGACTTGATTGGAGGGCACTTGAACTTGTTCGTGTGACTTAGTTCTTGGGATTTCTCCCTCTGGGTCAGGGAGATTTGGATTCTAATCTTTAGGGAGTAAATCCCAGAAGTTCCCAAAAAATATCTCGCCCTCGTCCATACAGTCATCAGCTCTAATGGTGAACATTGATCTGACGTACCTAGCTAGCATGCTATTGTTACCCCATTTGTTGATAAACTAGGATTTGTAGTTATCTGAAAGTACTCGTATTTGTATTTGCCAACTATTGTTTGAGACCACCTAAAGTTATGCTGATGCTGCTATCATGGACCCACCAATTCACTCTTTTTGACAGCTTCAAAACCCAAGGATGGACATCCAAACCAGTGAGGAGCTTCTGTCTGCTGTACGGTTGCTGGTTACGGAGGACCCGTGCAGTGGTCGGTTTGTCTATGGCCGACAAGAACCAAGATCAAAGAAAGCAAAGATGATGCTTGCACCAGCCTCAGTCTCTATGGACCGTGGAGGCGGGCACGGAGGGGACAACCCCAAGAACCAGCTGCAGACTCTTTTAACAAGGGCTGGAAACGACAACCCAACCTACAAGACAAAGCAGATCAAGAACAGCCTCTTCAGGTCAACAGTCGAGTTCAACGGCATGGAGTTTGTAGGGCAGCCATGCGCAAACAAGAAGCTCGCGGAGAAGGACGCGGCGGGAGAGGCGATCAATTGGCTCACGGGTGGAGGAGCTCCCGCCGACACGAGAGAACCACGGGACATGGATCACATGTCCATGCTGACAAAACCGCCACGCAGGAAGAGGCACCACCATAGGAGGTCCTGATTAGCAGCAGATGGTTTTGTTTGGTACCCAGTCTGTAGCAGTCAGGCAAACAGGACCAAATATACATATATTTTAGATTAGCGTAAGAGAGACAGCGATTTTTTTGTATGATGCCCGAGGCTATCGTAGGCACTGGAGCCTGTGCGGCGACGTGTGACTGATGTTACAGCAGAAAAACAAAAGGGTCCACTGGCTGTGGTAGCACAAAGTGGatattcatcatcatcttcatttcCAGAGTCTAGGGTCTATTCATACGGTGATTTGCCTACTGATGTGCAGGACTGTATAACTATTTACTAAATGGAAGATCATTGAGTGGTGCCACAGTAAAAGAGGTAGCTCATCATGTACAATGTTTCTTGGGCATGTGCTGTATCTTTTATGACTATGTGGTGTCGATGTGTCGGGTTTTCGTCTTGGTTGTTTTGCTTTAGAGGGTATAGGCATCCTCTTCCTCGTTTGGATCAGCAGCATGGTCGAATGCTTGTACTGGGCCTAATGTAGTTAGAGGGCCGAAGAAGATGAGTGGCCACTTAGCTCGAGCGGAGGCGGTCATCAAGTTTCTGGCTGGAGAAAAAAGTTGTACAAACTGTGATGCTGTGAGAAGAAACAAAATTCAGAAAAGCAATATGCAGCGAGTTTCTATATGGTCTATTGTTTTCTAGGATTTGCAGCGATGCGTGCATGTTCTCTCTGGATTTTCGATTCTCTCGATCGCCCTCCCCAGATTCGGTGGCAGCAAAGTCAGAGGTTGACCGAGGGCGAGTTGTGCGGTTTACTTTGCTCCACACACACGAACCATGTACAGATATGGTATACTAACCTATCAAGTATACCCTCGGTCGGCCGCTAATTAACATGCAACGTGTTGAATTGGAATCTTGCCAGCTCGCGTTGCATACCCAATTGCCCATTGCATGGTCAAACAGGCGTATGTGCATGGATGGAGATGGAGTGTTTACTTTCTTGCTTCGCAAAAAAAGTTGTTTACTTTCTTAATTACTACTCATCACTGTACCGTAGGGTTTCCTGTGGTGCTATTCACTGAACTTTGAACATCACAAGTTGGCACATGCATGTTATTGGTATCTGACAGCACGAAAGATCGGTTTTGCTCTGCGCATATAGTCATATATATACGTTTGTCTTGCCAAGGCCGGTCTGCCGTTCATTGAACATGCATGTTTGCGTGCTTGGTCAAATGTTTTCTTGTATATCTGGATGGCATCATGTCCATTGTCCTGCATACTTAATCGGCGTGCATGTTCTGCTACACCTGCTACGACGGCTAACGAGCCGGTTAAACCAGCTTTACCatctttttttgagaaacacagtacaaacgtagacgctcacatacacgcgcatacactcacccctatgaacgcacacacgcacaccctaccccctttttttttttttttgagaagatgTCGCGTCCATTCAATTAGCAAGGGAGGTTACACAGGTTACAACACACGCGGACCCTTCGAGAGAAACCCAGAGACACACGCATCCCAGAACTTTTACAGGAAGACCCCTAAGGAAAAGGAAAATACACCGAAGATCATCGGGATTCCTGTGCTCGCCATCAAACGCCCATCCAGgcagccgccgccaccgaggcACCGGCCGGAGAGGAGATCGGCGCAGATCCATCAGCCCATCATCCGGAAAAGCACCATCGCAGGATATCTGCTTTGTGGACCTCAAAAGTGGCTCGCTGTAAGCAGcggtgagcacctccggaagactgagctggcggattggatcttgaaattgacgaagtcaccacaggcgcctcgctgtcgacgggaacgtcgcctcccactgaatgaatattccacctttatgagacacacagatatcaaacctggggtttgaactctggtgggctggggatacaaccaccctcctagccacccaaccacaggttggttctcaaccAGCTTTACCATCTGGTCGCTCACGGTCGCTCACAGAAACAGTATCCTAGCCAAGGGGGTCTCTGCAAAGGGTTATGGGGTACGCCCGGTAGATCAGCCGCGGCTCCTAAATAGATTTTGTGACCGGTGTATTCGAATAACATGTCTACCTTGCTAGGCCGTCCCAACCTACATGGCTAGGGGACGTGTTTGGGACGCCGGACACATGCCGCAACCGATGCCGCATTGGACGCAGGGGCCAGCCCTGTCAGCTACCCAACGGTTGGTCAACATTAATAAAGACCAGGCAGGTCGTCTGTTCCGTCTCATTATGGCGGCACCGTCTCCCTAGTCAGGCGGCATGGGTGAGGCATCGTCCCATGCGGCCTCGTGTGAGTTTCCCACGCGCCGGAGTAAAAGCATACCTGCCTCACCACATGCCTTGCTTCCCGGCGATAAATAGTCTCGGCTGCAGAGAGGTGCCTCCTCACTCCCTCGCCGCAACCCAAAATCCCTAGTCCACAAAAGCAACACCTAGACCCCATAGATCACCATGAAGACATGATGGAGAACAACTTTGAGGGAGCACGTGCAGCCTCACCGTCGACAAGGCCTAAGTTCTCTATGAGAACCCCAGTACCTCGTCCCGCCGAACATGCGCGGGGGCATCGGCATCCCGCAACTCCCAAAGCCGATGACCACTTGGTGATGGCGCAAAGTCATATGCATCGAAACAGAACGAgtatgaagacctcgaagattttcgCTTGTTTCTTAATAAAAATTGCCGGAGACGCCTCATGTGCCGGTGAACAATACATTATTTATTTAGTTCTATAAATATATATGTTACTGATTGTAAAAAAAAACATAGCACACGAAAGCAGGTCACCACGGCGTCCTAATTATTGGAATCAAATTAAGCTACACCTGTGGTCATGCTCATGCGTCGGCCTCGTTCAAACTTGGCGGTCGGCGCAGGTGTGCAGAGCAGTGCAGCCGTACCAGCGCGTTCGTGCAGCAGCTGaccttgcatgcatgcatgtatacGCACCCGGCTGACCAGCCGGCCGTCCGACCACTAGCTACAGCTAGCGCCTGGCAGCGGTACGTACGGTATCTAGCTTCCTCCGTCTGCCACGACATCCAGACTCGCCGGGCCCCTACACCTACACGTCAACAGTTAACAAGAATCACGCTTTCCGTACTTAAATCAAGACATTATATGTCTGTGCATGATAtatttcaaaaattcaaaatattttaaTTGTAATTTTTAAGGTCTCCTGAAATTTGGGTTCATGTGGACCCTTCCATGTTCTACCGGGTATCTTCGAGTTTGCGAGTCTAATATTTTCCCGGTTCAAGTGAAATGTTAGATGTAGCCTCAGTCAAAATTTGAAAACCTTGGCAACAATATTAAAAAAGAGGTATTTATGTGTAAAAAAACCAAAAAGTGgtagttttttcttcttcttcatttccTCCTTAAATTCTAATTCGTGTGGACCTACCTGATATCTTCGAGTTTGTGAGTCTACTATTTCCCCGGTTCAAGTGAAATGTTAGATGTACCACCACTCAAAATTTGAAAACCCTGACTATAGTGTTTTAGATATTCTTTTATGATCACCTTTAAGACACGTGTACATTTGTTTTGAAAAATATTTTCATTTATCACTACATATGTATGTCAACATTAATTAGGTTGTGTTAGCACAGAGAGTGCGCTTTTCCGTCGTGGTGTCGCCTGTCTGTAGTCTTGGTGTCATTGTCTCGAGGCGTGCCCGCCTATGAAACTCGTCATGTTGTGAGTCGACCAGATCACTCACCTAGTTAATCCATTAGGGTCGGTGGCGGAGCTTAGTGCAAGCTACGGGGGCCGctgccccctccccctcccctctcgGTTTGCACAAAACTCTAAAGGAATATTTTTGGAGCATCTTACattaattccaatagtgtagctatAAGCCAAGTGACAAGTCACTTATAGCCaatttagagccaacatatacaatagtgagctagtatttttttttttgaccatgAAACTGTGGGGCAAAACCCCCACAGCATTTTATTAAAAGATCAACCAACTGTACAAAAAGTTATAtacaaagaagaaagaaaaagcaAAAAGATTACAAGAGATTGTCAATCCATGATTGAAACAAGTCAGTATGTTTGTCTTTCACTCTATGCACATGCAAAGAGGCTTCATGCACAAACTGTCTCTTCCAGGAAGCAAATGAGGGCCTGATATTCTCAAAAATTGCTCCATTTCTCTGTTTCCAAATGTGCCAGCAGGCTAAAGTGAGTTAGTATTTTACTAAAGTATGGCTcatctttcactctcacaaagtgactAGAAGCAcgagctagagctggctcttgcataagagcccactctccttctctctctcctccaactaagcaataatatactattttaattttTATAGCCGGCTGACTAGAACTTTTTTCCACTTGCTCTTAGAAGCAAATTTTCTAGGCTTTTGCACCCCCAAATACTCCTAATGTTCCTTTTGCCCCCCTATTTTTTTTGTCAAGCTCCGCCATTGATTATTGTCATCGTACGATGTTTTACTACTTGAATTTCTTTTAGTGCGTGAATATATTTCTTTGTTGCAAGTCATGTGCAACtaaaaaaaactcagttgcaGCGCATGAATCGCAATGCAAAATCGGCGGCACTGGAGTGGACTGAGCTTCGACTAATTAGCAAAATCCGTTTTTTTTCGAGTAAGAAGGCAGAGCCTATACCAGCTcgcaaaatgaaaaaaaaaaacacatggcaGTATCCATGGATCAGCATGACGTGTGGCATGAGCAGACATCCGAGTAGCGACAGGGTAAGCAGAGTAGCAGACAACTATCTTTGGTGAAAAATGGCATCACTCACACGCGCCTCTACCACCGGCATTCGTGCCAGTAAGTGCGGGTCAGACTCTCACCAGCTAGTAGACGAGATCTGGTCCGCATTCATGCATACAAATTACAATGCTGCTCCTCCATCGGTCGTCCAGCTCACCAGTGCTGCTTAAGCTGGGTCAGGGATTAGAGAAGTACAGTAATCCTCATCAATGTGTGTAGATCTAGGGGTGGCCGCTCGATCCTCGATCGGTCGGCGATTCTCCATAATTAGTTTACCACATAGGTACGT contains:
- the LOC124660223 gene encoding DExH-box ATP-dependent RNA helicase DExH3-like — protein: MLLASSVLRGRLRPLRRPRPPIMPSPLFLSQNPNPSPASPSMSTNGVYVPPMRRLRSVIASTSGNLAPPPSVQPAWSPDWRADGRSLSPPSPPPPQTQRRSAALPPRPPQPPPAQTQPLRQQSAGYSRYAYDDFSEEESDREMDRASVSSSNKGASTLDNVDEWKWKLHMLLRNDNEQEIMSRERKDRRDFDQLAQLAERMGLHSRQYARIIVFSKVPLPNYRSDLDDKRPQREVSIPSGLQREVDALLADYLARKKTDSANFPNAAFSRSSSTDSFMTDEGFYEQQDNQASTNVVMERIQRKKSLQLRNQQAAWQESNDGQSMMEFRRSLPANKERQSLLEAISQNQVVVVSGETGCGKTTQLPQYILESEIEAARGATCSIICTQPRRISAISVSERVAAERGEKIGESVGYKVRLEGMRGRDTRLLFCTTGVLLRRLLVDRNLKGVTHVIVDEIHERGMNEDFLLIVLKDLLPRRPELRLVLMSATLNAEMFSSYFGGAPMIHIPGFTYPVRSRFLEDILEVTGHRLTPYNQIDDYGQEKSWKMQKQALRKTKTQIASVVEDAVKTADLRDYSPQTRDSLSCWNPDSIGFNLIENVLCHICQKERAGAVLVFMTGWDDINTLKEQLQSNPLLGDPSKVLLLACHGSMASAEQKLIFDKPEPGVRKIVLATNLAETSITINDVVFVVDCGKAKETSYDALNNTPCLLPTWISKASARQRRGRAGRVQSGECFHLYPQCVYNVFADYQLPELLRTPLQSLCLQIKSLRLGSISEFLSRALQSPESLSVQNAIDYLKVIGAFDQNEELTVLGKHLSMLPVEPKLGKMLIFGAIFNCLDPILTIVSGLSVRDPFMTPFDKKDLAESAKLQFSCREYSDHLAIVHAYDGWREAERDRNGYDYCWRNFLSAQTLKALDSLRRQFIFLLKDTGLIDENMIMCNKWSRDANLVRAVICAGLYPGVSSVVNKEKSVSLKTMEDGQVMLYSSSVNGKEGKIPFPWLVFNEKVKVNSVFLRDSTAISDSTLLLFGGNIQRGGLDGHLKMLGGYLEFFMSRDLASTYLNLKNELENLIHHKLQNPRMDIQTSEELLSAVRLLVTEDPCSGRFVYGRQEPRSKKAKMMLAPASVSMDRGGGHGGDNPKNQLQTLLTRAGNDNPTYKTKQIKNSLFRSTVEFNGMEFVGQPCANKKLAEKDAAGEAINWLTGGGAPADTREPRDMDHMSMLTKPPRRKRHHHRRS